CCAATTCCAGACGACAATAACACCCGCTTTTCGGACCAGATTCACATGTTAATTGCTCATCGCGGCGACAAGACCCGCCAACCAGAGAATACGATTGCCGCTTTCGAGGCGGCCCATAATCTGGGGGCCTGCGCTATTCAGTGCGATATCCGCTTCAGCGCCGACGGCACCCCCTGGTGCTTCCACGAGGATAGCCTGCACATCCCCGGCAATGACCAGTCCCAGGTCTTCCACTCCCTTAGGGACTCACAGTTACACCACCAGTCGATCAATCGCTTTATCGAGCTGGTGGACTGGGCCAGCTGCCATCGCCACCTGGATTGGTTTATCGGTATCTCACCTGCCAATATCGCCGCCACTGGATTTGTCACCGCCGTTAAAAAGTTAATGGAGCTGATGCGCACCGAGAATGAGTCATTCGCTCTACTCACCGCAGACTGCCGCAGCCTCAGAGCCGCCCGCAATATGGGCTGGCATCGGGTTGCCCTTGAGATCAATAGTGTCTCCCGGTGCCTATCTGCCGACATTGTTACTTTGGCGCCAGAATATCTACTAATTCGCGACAGCCAGGTTGAATGTGACGAATTGCCCCCAGGCCCCTGGCAATGGGTTGTCTATGAAATCAACTCGACAGAAGAGGCAGTACTCTGGCGCAAGCGCGGTGCTCACCATATTCTCACCGGCAACTTGCCGCTGCTGATGCGCTCCCGGGAAGCGAGTGATGTCTACGGATTTTGATGTCCTGGTAGTCGGCGCAGGTATACAGGGAGCGGGAGCCGCTGAGGTTCTGGCCACAAATCACTATTCCGTGGTGATACTCGAACAGCTGGGCATCGCCGCCGCCACTTCCTCTCGCTCCTCCAAACTCATTCACGGCGGCTTGCGTTACCTGGAGAGCGGCCAGTTCCGTTTGGTCTACGAGTGCCTGCGGGAGAGAAAGTGGCTACTGGATAACAAGCCTGAACTCGTGAGAATGGTCCCTTTTTATATCCCTATCTACCAACACAGCAAGAGACCGGCCTGGCTGGTCCGCTTGGGGTTGAGCCTATATAGCCTTCTGTCTGGACTGAGTAACACCGATTCATACTTTCGCAGAATACCCAAATCCCAGTGGGACAGCCTTCCAGGCCTGAATAGGGAGGGCCTAAAAGAGGTCTTCCGCTATAACGATGCGCAGACCGATGACGCAGCCCTTACCCGGGACGTAGTTGCCTCAGCGGTTGCCCATGGGGCGCAGATTATCTGTCCCGGTAGCCTAGTAGGTGCAGAAGTCACTGGGGATGGGGTCCGCGTTGACTATGTTGCTAATGGCAAGCTCAGCACGTTGCGCACCCGGGCGCTCATAAATTGCAGTGGCCCCTGGGTAGCCAACACGAATGCACGCTGTTCACCGCCAGTGGACATGCCCCCTATCGACCTGGTCGCAGGTACCCATATTTTATTGCCCCTCTCTCTTGGCGATAAAATCTACTATGTGGAGGCTGATGATGGCCGTGCGATTTTCGTGATGCCTTGGCAGGATAAAACACTGGTTGGAACTACAGAACGCCCCTATTTTGGCGATCCTCGGGATGTCACCCCCACACTAGAAGAAGAGAGTTACCTTCTGCAGACCGTACAGAAATATTTCTCTCAAGCCCGAGAGCTCAATGGAGAAGATATTTGCGAGAGTTATTCCGGACTACGGGTACTTCCGGAAATGGAAAAGAGTCCTTTTGCGCGCTCCCGGGAAACCATTATTTGCTGTGATGATAATAAGAAGCCTAGAATTCTAGCGGTGGCAGGCGGTAAGCTAACCAGCTATCGTGCCACTGCACGTAAATTACTAAATAAACTTGAACCCACTTTATGTGTGGAACCACCCACCCCACCCAATACCCAACATTCCGAAACCGCAAAAAACTCTTCTGAACGCGAGAGAAATATCTAAAATTTCTTCCTCGCAATAGCTCCCATTTACTTTGGGAGCAAGAAAATGGGGAGCAAGAAAAACCTCCTACCCCCGAATTTTGCTATTAACCTTCATCCACATTGGAATTCATTACTGCTAAACACTGACTTCCCGGACCTGAACAAGGTCCCTGCAATACATAAGTGGCACGCTTATCACATCCTGAAACCCCATAAGTTCTGTATCCCAGTTGCTGGATCGTTATTGAGCCCGCATCACAGTTCAGATCAAAAGGCGCCCTTTTAGATACAGTTTCTTTCATTAATGAAGCGCATCCACCCAAAACCAGTACCACAGCTCCCACACTGATTAATTTAAACTTCATACTAAACTCCTTTTATAAATTTTGTTGAGCTTGGCCAAAAAGTCAGAAGTGCACTGCCATCAAAGAAAAGACTGCACTCAAAATAATCGGCTCAGTATTAAGGACGGAGCAATTCTATCTTTCATCACAGAAATCTGTCGGCAGAAGAACATTGTGTTCACTCACTATTTATTTTGCTGATGTGGATAATTCAAATTACCAGCAAGTACAAACTGAATAAAACCTGATCTCTCTTTACCTTGCATATATCAGCCATCAAGGATCGAGTAAGAAGCTCCTGGTATATGAACCCGTTCCAGCTTTGACATCCACCGCAGATCTCTCACACTATTAGTTACACAAGCAACCGATAGGATAAGAGCACCCCTTATAAAGCCCGCCAACCATTATTCGAGTTCCACCTTGCTGTTCCGCAAGCACTCACTCCAGGAAAGGTGCCCGAAGTTTCACAATAAAGCCGCACATCACCATAGGCATCCCATATAATGGCGGCTACTCTGTTTTTATTAGTGTTTTACTCCGCAGTTTATGTCCGAATTTAATACCCACCGTTTCTGCACTGCACCACTTCTCGATTGGAGCGACCGCCATTGCCGCTATATGTGGCGCCTATTGAGCAAGCATGCACGCCTGTATTCGGAAATGGTGACCACCGGGGCAATACTACATGGTGACCAACAGCGACATTTGCAATTTGATGCAGCTGAACAACCTGTCGCCCTGCAGTTGGGGGGCAGTGACCCTCAAGAACTGGCTGAATGCGCCCGTATCGCCGAGGAATGGGGCTATAGCGAAATCAACCTTAACTGTGGTTGCCCCAGTGACCGAGTTCAGTCCGGGCGTTTTGGCGCCTGCCTTATGGCGGAACCGGATGTGGTAGCCGCAGGGCTCACTGCCATGAGGGAAGCAGTATCTATTCCGGTTACCGTCAAGCACCGTATCGGCATCGACGATATGGAAGACTACCCAGGCCTGACCCGCTTCGTGGAGGCCCAGGCTAACGCCGGTGTGGATACTTTTATCGTCCATGCACGCAAAGCGTGGCTAAAGGGGCTAAGCCCCAAAGAAAACCGTGAAATTCCTCCGCTCAATTACGACATGGTTTACCAGTTGAAGAAGGATTACCCCCAGCTACAAATTGTTATTAATGGGGGAATCAATTCAATTGAGGAATGCCAGCAACATTTAAGCCACGTGGATGGTGTTATGCTGGGGCGCGCGGCTTACCAAACCCCGACAATCCTGGCCCAGGTGGACAGCCAATTATTTGGCGGTGAGACCGGCCCGGATGCCATCCAGGTGGTAGAGCAGATGCTGCCCTATATCGAGCAGGAAATGCAGCGCGGACAGCGCTTGAATCATATCACCCGACATATGCTCGGGTTATTCCAGGGGCTTCCTGGTGCTCGGCGCTTCCGCCGCTATTTGAGCGAAAATGCCCACAAGCCGGGGGCGGGTCCCGAGGTGCTTGAACAGGCACTGGCCCAGGTCACCCAAGCCGCTTAGACCGCTTTCAATATGTAGACCAGTGAATAATTAAGGGAGGAACCATGAACAAGTTGGAGCAACTCAAACAGCGCAGCCAGGTTGTAGCAGATACCGGAGACATTGAAGCGATTCGCCGATATTGTCCTCAAGATGCAACAACCAATCCCTCCCTACTGTTTAAGGCCGCCCAGCTCCCTCAATACGACAACCATATCGCCGAGGCACTTCAGTGGGCCGAAAGCCACCAGGGTGGCTCGAACGCGGAAAATATTGCACGCCTGGCCGCCATCAAACTGGCTGTCAGCATCGGCACGGAAATCTTGCAGTTGGTGCCCGGGGTGGTATCCACCGAGGTCGATGCTCGCCTCTCCTTTGATACCCGCGCTACTATTGACTACGCACGCCACCTGATCACCCTCTATGAACGCGCAGGTATTGCCAAAGAGCGGGTATTGATCAAGATCGCGTCGACATGGGAAGGCATTGCTGCCGCATCAGTACTGGAGCGCGAGGGAATCCACTGCAACCTGACCTTGTTGTTCAGTCAATCCCAGGCGATTGCCTGTGCCGAAGCCGGGGTAACTCTGATCTCCCCCTTCGTCGGTCGAATCCTCGATTGGCATATCGCCAACAGCGGCCGCGAGTCATTCCCTGCGGAAGAGGACCCGGGCGTAATCTCGGTGCGCAATATCTATGAGTACTACAAGTCCCGGGATTACAAAACCATTGTGATGGGCGCCAGCTTCCGCAATACCGGAGAGATTGAGGCCCTAGCTGGTTGCGACCGACTGACTATCAGCCCCCAGCTGTTACAAGCCCTGGAGGACAGTGAGGCACCTCTCGCTGCTGGCCTGCCACCAGTACCCGCATCCAAATCCCGGCCGACACAGGATCTGGCTGAAGCCGAATTCCGCTTTCAATTGAATAGCGATGCCATGGCCACTGAAAAGCTTGCCGATGGCATCCGGAACTTTGTGAAGGATCAGGAACGTTTAGAGCTATTGTTACAGAACCGAGTAAAGGGACAGCAGGAAATTCATGCTGCAACAAATCCGTAAACTGTTTGAGCAGATAGGAAATAGTGTTGATGTTGAAGCACGTGATGAAAAAGACGTGCGGATGATCAGCGCTGCGCTGTTAGTCGAGGTCGCCACTGTCGATCAAAAGCTCGATGAGTGTGAGCGTGAAACGCTCACACAGCTCTTATGCCAGCACTACTCTCTCGACCAGACTAGTGCCACAGAAATAGTCAGTGAAGCTATTGGCCAACGGGACAGAGCCACATCCCTGTTCGAGTTCACCCAGGCGGTGAATGAACAGTTCAGCGAGAGAGATAAATACCTGCTGATTTTGCAGATGTGGCAGGTAGCTTTTTCAGATGATGTTATCGAGGCTTTCGAGGAGCACCTGATTCGCAGGGTGGCAGAACTAATTTATCTGCCACACGGACTCTTCACCAAGGCACGCGCCGAAGCGAGGGATATGAAGCGTTGCTAAGAAAGGGAGATTTCCAGAACTGGGGATTAGGAGAGAATAAGCGCTAGTGATAATGCGCCGAAGATTTGGCAACCGGGGAACATTCTCGCTCTAGGGTATGTACCAAGTCGCGAAAAGTCTCGGCGTTTTGCTCGTTCATGCTCATCAATACCCGGTGAGCTTCCAACACCTTTTCCCGCGCAGCACACTCGTCGGGGCTATTACATACCAAAGGCGTGGTGGGTACGCTCATATCGTGGACCGTATCGCTGATTTCAACCAACGAATCAAAGCCCATAGCGTCCAATAGATGGCGGATACCTTTACCCGCAGAGAATACCAGCGGCTTATCACAGCCCCGCTCCAAAGCGCGAATAGCAATCTTCGCCATCAGGCCGAGGGTCGTACTATCAACACCTTCTGCACCACCGAGATCAAATGCCACTCCGGCAAAGTCACCCCGTGCAAACATGTTGTCGATAAAGCTATCAAATGAGGTACAAAGGTTGAGACGAACATCACCTACTAACTTGATGACGTAGATGCCCTGGTGGGCCCCAACCATAATTTGCCCGGACTGCATAACAACCCCTGGCTCACCCGAATACACCTTTTTATAGAAGTGCAGGCGGATGGCAAAAGTTCACTGGTAGAGAACACAATAGCATTTGACGTTTTTGGCGCCTAGTGCAATTTTGTGCATAAAGTGGGCGGAGCTTACTCCTGACCATGCAGACTGACAAGTGCGATAAAGCACAAAATTCGACTTCATAGTCGAAGACTATCGATAGAAGTTTTGGGCATTACTGGCGGCCTAAAGTGAGAATCGTAATATCGTCCGGAAGGGCACCAAAAGTATCCATTTTTAGAGACTGACAAAGCCTGTCGAGTTCTCCCCCACTCTCTGAAATAGCCTGCAAAAGCTGGGCCTCTTTATCGAGCAGATCGCCCTGTAATAATTCAAGTACACCGTCTGAACAAGCGACCAGGCGCCAAGCGGGCGGCAGCTCAGCACGCATCACTTGCCAATCACCCCGTTCAAAAATACCCAGGGGACGCCCTTTTCCCGGCAACCAGTCTGCACCCGCCTCACTAACCAGGGCCGGCATCGGTATTTGCCCGGCGACGGCATAGTGCAATTGCCGGGCACTACTATCCACAACCCCGACAAACATACTGGCGTGCTTGCCCAATTTTGTGGATAACAACTCCCCATTGACCAGGTTAAGGACATCCAATAAGTCATCACTGAGAGAGTCCAGCTGGGCAAATAAGGGGCGCTCCCGCAAGCGATGCATAATGCTGTGCTTAATCAGGGCAGTAACCAGCGCAGAAGAGACACCATGGCCCGACACATCGACCAGATAAAAGGCTACAAAGCGCTCACCGAACAAGCCGTAATCAACAAAATCACCGCTCAGGTACAGGGAGGGAACCAGCCGGTAGGATGCTTCCACACCGCTGGGGTAGTGATAGGGGGTACGGGGAAGTAAATGCTGTTGTAATAAACGGCCAGCTTCCTGGTCCCTGCGCAGCAGCTCCACATGATCCCGCAGTTCACTGTTGCGACGCTCCAAGGTCACTTTATATTCGCGGTTCTGCTTCGCCAGGTTTTCTTCACCGCTGATACGGCAGATCATACGATCAATAGCCGCTGCTTCTTCCAGGGGTTTAACCAGGTAGTCTTTAGCTCCAAGGCGCATCGCTTGGAGTACATCATCGGTAGCGCTATCTGAAGCAATAATTACCGCAGCCACTTCTGGAGCTATGCGCTTTATCCGCCGCAACACTTCCAGCCCACTCATATCCGGCAAATAGCGATCAATCAATACGATATGGAAAGCACCGGGGCTGAACTGGTCGATGCCATCTTCCCCGTTGTTGGCAACACTTACCTGGAAGCCAAAACGCGAAAGCGCCCCTCGCAAAAAATTGCGGGAGCGCTCATCGTCGGTAAGCACCAGGCTACTGGGGCCAGCCATATAAGGGCTCTAAGGCTTATTCGCCTTAGGTGACAGCTCAGTAATCGGAAGCTTCTTCCACCTCACCCTGATCAATTGCCTCTGCAGCCTCTTCTTCTGTTTGAACATCCATTTCACCATCGACAATCAAGTAGTCGCGACGCTGTAGATATGCATCTCGCAAGAGTACATAACGGTCACCGTGCAAGAGGGACTCCGCTTGCAGCAGGCTAGCACGGCTTTGAATAATATCTGTCCCCTTCAAAGCATATTTGGTTGCGTCATGATCTACATAAGTTAAGGGGTTAGTGTAGTAATCCACTACCTTAGCAGGGGTATCCCGAACAGTAGATGGCCCCAGCAGTGGCAAAACCAGATAGGGACCGGAGGGCACGCCCCAAACAGCCAAGGTCTGGCCGAAGTCCTCACCATCCCCCTGTTCCAGGCCCATATGTTGAGCAACATCCAGAACGCCAACAATGCCCACAGTGGAGTTCACCAGGAAACGACCGGCGTCATTACCCGCTTGTCCCCATTTACCCTGCAAGACGTCATTAAAGGTATTGGTAACTTCACGCAGGTTGTCGAAAAAGTTGCTGACACCATGCTGCACGAAAATCGGGGTAATTTGGCGATAGCTGACAGCGGCGGGCTTCAACACATAGCGATCTGCGCCATCGTTGAAGGAGAATATGGCCCGATTAAAACCTTCCCAGGGGTCGCGAAGTGATAAATCTTCGCCCTCTGCACCACCAAATTCATCGGCAGGATCAAAGCCGTACTCATCCTCGAGAGACAGGCCCCCGTCATCGGCACTGGCATCCTCTGCTCCGCTGGTATCTACCGCAGCCGGGTTTTGAGCTGCACCACCAAACGGATCTTGTTGCGCTAGCGCCCCTACTGGCATAACAGCTATCAGAGTTGCCATTAACCAGGGCGATAAAGTTTTGCTTCCAAGCACAACCCTGCTCCTCTTTTATCAAACTAGTGAGACCAAGGATTCTAACGCCCTAGTAATTCGTAAGCTACCCTCGGCAGCATAGCAGCTGGGATTTGCCAAAGATAAAGGAGTTTCAGGCAATCACCGGCTAAGCCTTTAAACCAGCAATAACCCCTTTATTCAGTAGTTTTTCCAATAAATCAGCACCGAAAGCAAGTAGGGAGTCACGACTAATATTGGGTAATTCCTGGGCCATCTGGTCCAAAATTTGTAAGCCCGTGTAATCGCCCGCAGAGACCAGCTGCAATAATCTGGCGGTGACGGCATTGATCTCCATAAAATTCACTTTGTCGGAACGATCCCGGTACACAAAAAGGAACGTCGGTAACTCCGGCGGCTCTTGGGGCTGAAAATCCGGCCCCAACCGATGCACTGGGTAGCGGTAGCTGAGGCTCCAGACAAGAGGGGAAACTACAGGAACTTGCTGTAAAACATCCCCCTCTATCGCCAGCCCTTCCGGTAATTCCACATCACTGACATCTAAAGCCAACTCTACCCACTCGTAGTGGGCAAGCTCCAACAGGAACGGAGGATCTTGTGGTTGTTCTCCCCGTTCGTTCTGTAAATATGAGAGAAACTCTTCACTGATCTGCAAAAAATACGGGCTAACGGATGTGTGTTTGTGGACAAAATCACGCACCATTTGATGCCAGTTTTCGTCGCTATAAAGACTGCGCAATACCGGGAATCCACTGGCTACAAAGGATTCAATATTGTTGTAAATCAAATCTCGATAAATAGCGACACGCCGGTCCTCAATTTCTGCCGGCGGCGCAACTTGATCCGGTGCGCGCAAATGGGCAGCAAAGTCCCGCTGCACACTTTTGAATGTCTCGGGCTTATCGACGACTGAGGACATAATTCTCTTCCACCTGGTGACTGGCCTGAATGGTTTTAATATGTCCTACTTCTTCAAGTAATTTGGGAATTGGCGGAATATTAAAATCCCGCTCAAGTAGCGTCGGCATCACACCGTGAATATCGTAGGCGCGATCGAGTAGTTCCCACACAGGATCAATAACCGGTGCACCATGGGTGTCCACCTTTAAATCCTCTGCCTCATCATAGTGCCCGGCAATATGTACGTAGCGAATTCTTTCAGTAGGTAGTGCAGATAGAAAGTCCAGCGCATCGTAGCGATGGTTAATCGAGTTTACATAAATATTGTTCACATCCAGAAGCAAATCACAATCGGCCTCTTCCAACACCGCATTTAAAAAAGCCAGTTCAGTCATCTCCTGGCCCGGCGCCGCATAGTAGGAGACATTCTCCATTGCAATCCGTTCTTCCAGTGCGTCCTGGACCATACGGATTCGCTCGGCAACATACATCACCGCTTCTTGCGTAAAGGGAATGGGCAATAAATCGTACAGATGGCCATGATCTGAGCAATAACTCAAGTGCTCACTGTAACCGCGAATATTGTGTTGCTTGATAAATTTTTTAATGGCTGCAACCAATTCCATATCCAATGGTTCTGGTGCACCAATCGAGAGAGATAAACCGTGAAGTAAAAAGGGAAAACGTTCTGTATATTCCCTAAACCAGCGCCCATAGCGACCGCCAACACCAATCCAATTCTCAGGCGCTACCTCCAGAAAATCTACGGCATCTGTATCAAGGTTCTCACCCATCATTGAGCGGCGCAATCCAAACCCAGCACCTTCTACGGAAAACTCGCGCAACACTTTCAGGTCTCACTTTTTTCAGCGATCAATAAAAAACAGGGTGGATCGCTAAAGCGTATCCACCCTCTTTGAGTACAGCGAAAAATTACCCGCCACACTTACCTTCGCCGCACTTACCTTCTTTTTTCTTGCCTTCGCCGCACTTACCTTCGCCGCACTTGCCTTCTTTTTTCTTACCTTCGCCGCACTTGCCTTCGCCGCACTTACCCTCTTTCTTTTTATCATCACCATCGTGATCAGCCAGCGCCACGTTGTAGCCTGAGCTCAGGTCTGCTGCGGCAAAGGGGTTAGCATTGCTGTTGGCAGCAGATACATTCATAGCGGCAGTGGCGATAAACGCTGCGCCAACTGCGGCGGCTACAGGGGAAAGGTGCTTCTTGTTCATAGTGAATCTCCTAACTAGGTGTCCTTAGCAATAAAAAGTACAAGAGACTTTTTTCCACTCCGCAGAAGTATAATGCTGCGAAACAAAAATCAGTCATTGAATAGAACCCGCCACAAAATAACCGGTATCAAGGGGTCATTCTGGGCTCCAGGCCTGCTTTCAGTACTTCTGTCGGGCTCTCCATCAAATTCTTACACTTGATCAAAATTTTTTTTGTGATCTCTTTTCCATAGAGAAAATCAACCAAGCAAACCTTTCCCATCAATTTCTGCCCATGACTTGCTTAAGCGCTTGGATGACACCGGCATCAGGGTTTTTAGAGTCTGCGCGAATAAGGAAACACGAAATTCCTCCAACATCCAGCGAAACTCACGCAATTCTGCCTCTGCAGAGAGTTCTCTGGGTGAATATTTCTCCACTTGCGCCAAGTAAGGCTCCGCCGCCTTCTGGTATTCAACTTGCAGTTTTCGGTCACGGTTAGGGTCGAGAGCAGCCTTTTCCAAGCGCATTGCGATCGCCTTCAGATAGCGGCCGTACTGGCGCAGCCATGACAGCGGAGTATCAAACAGGCATCCTCGGTAGAAGAGCCCACCCAGTTGCTGCTGGATATCCCCCACCGCCATTGCGACCGCCAGGTTTTTCTGCTGCTTGATTTGTTTGCGCAGTGGCACCAGCTGGGCCAGGGCCTTGACCAACAGATCACCAATCTCCTGGGCCACCCCCACCAAGTCACCGTCATTTTTCAAAGCGGCCAGGAATTCAGCTTCGGTGCGAGGCAACTCCTCTTTGGGCCAGAAAACTTCGCGGACAGCTGCCATCAATATGTCGTCAGCTACCTCCTCACGACGCCCCAAATCTGCTGCAGAAAGCCCCAGCTCCTTGCCTCGCAACAGCTCTTTGCGCAGATACTTCACCTTCTCCGGCAAGTGCAGCAGAGCCAAACGGCAAATACCGGCACGAGTAAGCCTGCGCGCCTCGCTGGGGTTATCCAGTAGCTTCAGGGAGACACTGTCTTTTCCTTCAACCAGTGCGGGGTAAGCCCGCACCTTGAGCCCACCCTGGTTGAGGGTATGGGTCTCTGGAAGATCACCGAAGTCCCAGCGGGAAATACCCTCCCGCTCAAAACTGTCGCCAGCTGTTGCCAGCCCCTGCTGTACCCGATCCCGGTAGCGCACCTGCAATAGGGCCAAATCCCGATCTTGATCCAGCAATTTGCCGCCTTCATCCATTACCTGGATATTGAAACGGTAATAATCTTCCAGGGCCTGTTCCGCAGACTCCCACACCTCATCTGGCAGCTGCTGTGCTGTCTGGCGCTTCAGCTCCAGAGCCAACGACTGCCACAACGGGGTATTGTCTGCACGCAGTCGGGGCAAAGCCTTATCTATCGCAGCCGGCACTGGCACAAAATATTTACGCCACTGCTTGGGCAGGGCTTTTACCAGAGCGATGCACTTGTCCCGCAAGATGCCCGGCACCAACCAGGAGAGGCGAGCTGCCGGCACCTGGTGCAGTGCTGCAACCGGCACCTGTATACTGACGCCATCATCCACACTGCCAGGCTCAAAGTGATAGCTGAGCGGATAGACAATACCGCCCGCCTGCAACTCATTAGGGAATTGGGCCTCTCCCACATGATCGGCACTCTGCTGCATCAATAAGTCGCGGGGAATAAACAGCAGCTGTGTATCGCTGGATTCCGCTTTCTTGCGCCAGTGCTCAAATCCAGCCAGGTTGACGATATCCGCCGGGATACGCTCATCAAAGAAACGGTACACCACTTCATCATCCACCAGAATATCCCGGCGACGGGATTTGGCTTCCAGCTCTTCCAAGGACTTCAGCAGGTCGAGATAGTGCTTATAAAACCGCCCCTTACCGCGATAGCGTTGCTCCACCAGCGCCTGGCGAATAAACACTTCCCGAGAAGTTTGCGGGTCCAATTTGCCGTAGGGAATTCGGCGTTTTTCCACCAGCACCAAACCGTAAAGGGAGACCTTCTCAAAGGCCATCACCTGTCCGGAGCGAGCGTCAAAATGGGGTTCAAAATAATTGCGCTTAACCAGGTGCTGCGCGGCGGCCAATATCCACTCGGGCTCGACCTTGGCTACGGTATGGGCGAACAGGCGGCTGGTCTCCAGTAACTGGGCAGACACCACCCAGCGGGGAGGTTTTTTAAATTGACCAGAGCCTGGGAAAATATGGAAACGACGGTTGCGACAGCCGTTAAACTCCTTGTTTTCATCCCGCGCGCCAATATTGCCCAGCAATCCCACTACGATGGCTCGGTGTATCGCTTCGTATTCCGCCGGCTCTTTGTTTTCTTTAACTTCGAGATCGCGACAGGCCACACGCAGCTGGTGGTGGATATCTCTCCACTCGCGCATACGCAGCCAGGACAGGAAGTTTTTCTGGCACCACTTGCGCAACTGATTTTGACTCAGTTCCTGACGCTGGACTTCAAAGGCATCCCACAGCTGAACGAAGGATAAAAAATCCGATTGTTCATGCTGCCACTGGCGACGTTTTTCATCCGCAGCCTGGCGTTTTTCTGCCGGGCGCTCGCGCGGGTCCTGCACGGCGAGAGCGGCGACAATAATCAAGAGCTCCCGCGCACTGCCATTCTCTGCCCCCGCCAATAACATGCGGCTCAGGCGCGGGTCTAAAGGCAACCTTGATAGGGATCGCCCCAATTTAGTGACCCGGCCCTGCTCATCTACCGCCTGTAATTCCTGCAGCAATTTATAGCCGTCATTAATCAGTCGTGGGTCCGGCGGATCGACAAATGGAAACTCGCGGATATCACCGATACGCAACTGCAACATTTGCAGAATGACTGCGGCCAGATTCGTACGCAAAATTTCCGCATCGGTAAATTCCGGGCGCTGCTCAAAATCCCGCTCTTCATACAAGCGCACACAAACACCGGCGCTGACACGGCCACAGCGACCGGCACGCTGGTTGGCGCTGGCCTGGGAAACCGGCTCTATAGGCAGCCGCTGAATTTTACTGCGATAGCTGTAGCGGCTCACTCGTGCAGTACCCGGGTCGATCACATAACGGATACCGGGCACGGTGATAGAGGTCTCCGCCACATTGGTAGCGAGTACAATGCGACGGCCTTTATGGCCATGGAAAACTTTGGCTTGCTCCGCAAGGCTCAAGCGTGCATACAGGGGCAGCACTTCCAATTGCGCTATCTGCGCATCCCGCAAAGCCTTGGCGCACTCGCGGATTTCCCGCTCGCCGCTCATAAATACCAGGATATCCCCACCGCGCCGACTGCTGGACTTTTCCTCGTGCAGCAACTCCTCCACAGCAGTGACCACCTGCTCGTTGAGATCTGCATCCGTATCCGCTGCGGGGCGATAGTGAACTTCCACTGGGTAGGTACGACCGG
This DNA window, taken from Microbulbifer sp. VAAF005, encodes the following:
- a CDS encoding glycerophosphodiester phosphodiesterase family protein produces the protein MLIAHRGDKTRQPENTIAAFEAAHNLGACAIQCDIRFSADGTPWCFHEDSLHIPGNDQSQVFHSLRDSQLHHQSINRFIELVDWASCHRHLDWFIGISPANIAATGFVTAVKKLMELMRTENESFALLTADCRSLRAARNMGWHRVALEINSVSRCLSADIVTLAPEYLLIRDSQVECDELPPGPWQWVVYEINSTEEAVLWRKRGAHHILTGNLPLLMRSREASDVYGF
- a CDS encoding FAD-dependent oxidoreductase, which produces MSTDFDVLVVGAGIQGAGAAEVLATNHYSVVILEQLGIAAATSSRSSKLIHGGLRYLESGQFRLVYECLRERKWLLDNKPELVRMVPFYIPIYQHSKRPAWLVRLGLSLYSLLSGLSNTDSYFRRIPKSQWDSLPGLNREGLKEVFRYNDAQTDDAALTRDVVASAVAHGAQIICPGSLVGAEVTGDGVRVDYVANGKLSTLRTRALINCSGPWVANTNARCSPPVDMPPIDLVAGTHILLPLSLGDKIYYVEADDGRAIFVMPWQDKTLVGTTERPYFGDPRDVTPTLEEESYLLQTVQKYFSQARELNGEDICESYSGLRVLPEMEKSPFARSRETIICCDDNKKPRILAVAGGKLTSYRATARKLLNKLEPTLCVEPPTPPNTQHSETAKNSSERERNI
- the dusA gene encoding tRNA dihydrouridine(20/20a) synthase DusA: MSEFNTHRFCTAPLLDWSDRHCRYMWRLLSKHARLYSEMVTTGAILHGDQQRHLQFDAAEQPVALQLGGSDPQELAECARIAEEWGYSEINLNCGCPSDRVQSGRFGACLMAEPDVVAAGLTAMREAVSIPVTVKHRIGIDDMEDYPGLTRFVEAQANAGVDTFIVHARKAWLKGLSPKENREIPPLNYDMVYQLKKDYPQLQIVINGGINSIEECQQHLSHVDGVMLGRAAYQTPTILAQVDSQLFGGETGPDAIQVVEQMLPYIEQEMQRGQRLNHITRHMLGLFQGLPGARRFRRYLSENAHKPGAGPEVLEQALAQVTQAA
- the tal gene encoding transaldolase, with the protein product MNKLEQLKQRSQVVADTGDIEAIRRYCPQDATTNPSLLFKAAQLPQYDNHIAEALQWAESHQGGSNAENIARLAAIKLAVSIGTEILQLVPGVVSTEVDARLSFDTRATIDYARHLITLYERAGIAKERVLIKIASTWEGIAAASVLEREGIHCNLTLLFSQSQAIACAEAGVTLISPFVGRILDWHIANSGRESFPAEEDPGVISVRNIYEYYKSRDYKTIVMGASFRNTGEIEALAGCDRLTISPQLLQALEDSEAPLAAGLPPVPASKSRPTQDLAEAEFRFQLNSDAMATEKLADGIRNFVKDQERLELLLQNRVKGQQEIHAATNP
- a CDS encoding TerB family tellurite resistance protein, giving the protein MLQQIRKLFEQIGNSVDVEARDEKDVRMISAALLVEVATVDQKLDECERETLTQLLCQHYSLDQTSATEIVSEAIGQRDRATSLFEFTQAVNEQFSERDKYLLILQMWQVAFSDDVIEAFEEHLIRRVAELIYLPHGLFTKARAEARDMKRC
- a CDS encoding STAS domain-containing protein translates to MQSGQIMVGAHQGIYVIKLVGDVRLNLCTSFDSFIDNMFARGDFAGVAFDLGGAEGVDSTTLGLMAKIAIRALERGCDKPLVFSAGKGIRHLLDAMGFDSLVEISDTVHDMSVPTTPLVCNSPDECAAREKVLEAHRVLMSMNEQNAETFRDLVHTLERECSPVAKSSAHYH
- a CDS encoding SpoIIE family protein phosphatase, which translates into the protein MAGPSSLVLTDDERSRNFLRGALSRFGFQVSVANNGEDGIDQFSPGAFHIVLIDRYLPDMSGLEVLRRIKRIAPEVAAVIIASDSATDDVLQAMRLGAKDYLVKPLEEAAAIDRMICRISGEENLAKQNREYKVTLERRNSELRDHVELLRRDQEAGRLLQQHLLPRTPYHYPSGVEASYRLVPSLYLSGDFVDYGLFGERFVAFYLVDVSGHGVSSALVTALIKHSIMHRLRERPLFAQLDSLSDDLLDVLNLVNGELLSTKLGKHASMFVGVVDSSARQLHYAVAGQIPMPALVSEAGADWLPGKGRPLGIFERGDWQVMRAELPPAWRLVACSDGVLELLQGDLLDKEAQLLQAISESGGELDRLCQSLKMDTFGALPDDITILTLGRQ